In Piliocolobus tephrosceles isolate RC106 chromosome 10, ASM277652v3, whole genome shotgun sequence, a single window of DNA contains:
- the TAPBPL gene encoding tapasin-related protein isoform X3, protein MGTEECWCLLLCLALSGAAETKPHTAETQWRAVDVVLDCFLAKDGGHRGALTSSEDRARASLVLKQVPVLDDGSLEDFTDFQGGTLAQDDPTDIFEASVDLVQIPQAEALLHADCSGKEVTCEISHYFLQTRDTTVEAAACFMANVQVSGGGPSISMVMKTPIDAKNDAFWHPTLNLPLSPQGTVRTAVEFQVTTRTQSLSFLLGSSASLDCGFSMAPGLDLISVEWRLQHKGRGQLVYSWTTGQGQAVRKGATLEPEQLGMARDASLTLPSLTIQDEGTYVCQITTSLYRTQQIIQLNIQASPKVRLSLANEALLPTLICDIAGYYPLDVAVTWTRQELGGSPVQVSGASFSSLRQSVAGTYSISSSLIAEPGSAGATYTCQVTHISLEEPLGASTQSREQPWESLLPAASSFLHCCSWGFRDAKLPHLGLSRL, encoded by the exons ATGGGCACAGAGGAGTGCTGGTGCCTGCTGCTCTGCCTGGCTCTATCTGGAGCAGCAGAAACCA AGCCCCACACAGCAGAAACGCAGTGGCGGGCGGTGGACGTGGTCCTAGACTGCTTCCTGGCGAAGGACGGTGGGCACCGTGGAGCTCTCACCAGCAGTGAGGACAGGGCAAGGGCCTCCCTTGTGCTAAAGCAGGTGCCAGTGCTGGACGATGGCTCCCTGGAGGACTTCACCGACTTCCAAGGGGGCACACTGGCCCAAGATGACCCAACTGATATCTTCGAGGCCTCAG TGGACCTGGTCCAGATTCCCCAGGCGGAGGCCTTGCTCCATGCTGACTGCAGCGGGAAGGAGGTGACCTGTGAGATCTCCCACTACTTTCTCCAGACGAGAGACACCACTGTGGAGGCAGCAGCTTGCTTCATGGCCAACGTGCAGGTCTCTGGAGGAGGACCTAGCATATCCATGGTGATGAAGACTCCCATAGATGCCAAGAATGATGCTTTTTGGCATCCAACGCTGAACTTGCCCCTGAGCCCCCAGGGCACTGTGCGAACTGcag TGGAGTTCCAGGTGACGACACGGACCCAGTCCCTGAGCTTCCTGCTGGGGTCCTCAGCCTCCTTGGACTGTGGCTTCTCTATGGCACCAGGCTTGGACCTCATCAGTGTGGAGTGGCGGCTGCAGCACAAGGGCAGGGGTCAGCTGGTGTACAGCTGGACCACGGGGCAGGGGCAGGCTGTGCGGAAGGGCGCTACCCTGGAGCCTGAGCAGCTGGGCATGGCCAGGGATGCCTCCCTCACGCTGCCCAGCCTCACTATACAGGACGAGGGGACCTACGTTTGTCAGATCACCACCTCTCTGTACCGAACTCAGCAGATCATCCAGCTCAACATCCAAG CTTCCCCCAAAGTACGACTGAGCTTGGCAAACGAAGCTCTGCTGCCCACCCTCATCTGCGACATTGCTGGCTATTATCCTCTGGATGTGGCAGTGACGTGGACCCGACAGGAGCTGGGCGGATCCCCAGTCCAAGTCTCTGGTGCCTCCTTTTCCAGCCTCAGGCAAAGCGTGGCAGGCACCTACAGCATCTCCTCCTCTCTCATCGCAGAACCTGGCTCTGCAGGTGCCACTTACACCTGCCAGGTCACCCACATCTCTCTGGAGGAGCCCCTTGGGGCCAGCACCCAG AGCAGAGAACAGCCTTGGGAGTCATTGTTGCCAGCAGCCTCTTCCTTCTTGCACTGTTGTTCCTGGGGCTTCAGAGACGCCAAG CTACCTCACTTAGGTCTGTCAAGACTCTAA
- the MRPL51 gene encoding 39S ribosomal protein L51, mitochondrial: MAGSLLSGAGRRLWNWVPLACRSFSLGVPRLIGIRLTLPPPKVVDRWNEKRAMFGVYDNIGILGNFEKHPKELIRGPIWLRGWKGNELQRCIRKKKMVGSRMFADDLHNLNKRIRYLYKHLNRHGRFR; encoded by the exons ATGGCAGGGAGCCTCTTATCCGGGGCAGGCAGGCGCCTGTGGAACTGGGTGCCTCTGGCGTGCAGAAGCTTCTCTCTTG GTGTGCCAAGATTGATCGGTATAAGGCTCACTCTCCCGCCCCCCAAAGTGGTTGATCGTTGGAACGAGAAGAGGGCCATGTTCGGAGTGTATGACAACATCGGGATCCTGG GAAACTTTGAAAAGCACCCCAAAGAACTGATCAGGGGGCCCATATGGCTTCGAGGTTGGAAAGGGAATGAATTGCAACGTTGTATCCGAAAGAAGAAAATGGTTGGAAGTAGAATGTTCGCTGATGACCTGCACAACCTTAATAAACGCATCCGCTATCTCTACAAACACCTTAACCGACATGGGAGGTTTCGGTAG
- the TAPBPL gene encoding tapasin-related protein isoform X2 — MGTEECWCLLLCLALSGAAETKPHTAETQWRAVDVVLDCFLAKDGGHRGALTSSEDRARASLVLKQVPVLDDGSLEDFTDFQGGTLAQDDPTDIFEASVDLVQIPQAEALLHADCSGKEVTCEISHYFLQTRDTTVEAAACFMANVQVSGGGPSISMVMKTPIDAKNDAFWHPTLNLPLSPQGTVRTAVEFQVTTRTQSLSFLLGSSASLDCGFSMAPGLDLISVEWRLQHKGRGQLVYSWTTGQGQAVRKGATLEPEQLGMARDASLTLPSLTIQDEGTYVCQITTSLYRTQQIIQLNIQASPKVRLSLANEALLPTLICDIAGYYPLDVAVTWTRQELGGSPVQVSGASFSSLRQSVAGTYSISSSLIAEPGSAGATYTCQVTHISLEEPLGASTQVVPLEQRTALGVIVASSLFLLALLFLGLQRRQATSLRSVKTLRHSE; from the exons ATGGGCACAGAGGAGTGCTGGTGCCTGCTGCTCTGCCTGGCTCTATCTGGAGCAGCAGAAACCA AGCCCCACACAGCAGAAACGCAGTGGCGGGCGGTGGACGTGGTCCTAGACTGCTTCCTGGCGAAGGACGGTGGGCACCGTGGAGCTCTCACCAGCAGTGAGGACAGGGCAAGGGCCTCCCTTGTGCTAAAGCAGGTGCCAGTGCTGGACGATGGCTCCCTGGAGGACTTCACCGACTTCCAAGGGGGCACACTGGCCCAAGATGACCCAACTGATATCTTCGAGGCCTCAG TGGACCTGGTCCAGATTCCCCAGGCGGAGGCCTTGCTCCATGCTGACTGCAGCGGGAAGGAGGTGACCTGTGAGATCTCCCACTACTTTCTCCAGACGAGAGACACCACTGTGGAGGCAGCAGCTTGCTTCATGGCCAACGTGCAGGTCTCTGGAGGAGGACCTAGCATATCCATGGTGATGAAGACTCCCATAGATGCCAAGAATGATGCTTTTTGGCATCCAACGCTGAACTTGCCCCTGAGCCCCCAGGGCACTGTGCGAACTGcag TGGAGTTCCAGGTGACGACACGGACCCAGTCCCTGAGCTTCCTGCTGGGGTCCTCAGCCTCCTTGGACTGTGGCTTCTCTATGGCACCAGGCTTGGACCTCATCAGTGTGGAGTGGCGGCTGCAGCACAAGGGCAGGGGTCAGCTGGTGTACAGCTGGACCACGGGGCAGGGGCAGGCTGTGCGGAAGGGCGCTACCCTGGAGCCTGAGCAGCTGGGCATGGCCAGGGATGCCTCCCTCACGCTGCCCAGCCTCACTATACAGGACGAGGGGACCTACGTTTGTCAGATCACCACCTCTCTGTACCGAACTCAGCAGATCATCCAGCTCAACATCCAAG CTTCCCCCAAAGTACGACTGAGCTTGGCAAACGAAGCTCTGCTGCCCACCCTCATCTGCGACATTGCTGGCTATTATCCTCTGGATGTGGCAGTGACGTGGACCCGACAGGAGCTGGGCGGATCCCCAGTCCAAGTCTCTGGTGCCTCCTTTTCCAGCCTCAGGCAAAGCGTGGCAGGCACCTACAGCATCTCCTCCTCTCTCATCGCAGAACCTGGCTCTGCAGGTGCCACTTACACCTGCCAGGTCACCCACATCTCTCTGGAGGAGCCCCTTGGGGCCAGCACCCAGGTTGTCCCACTAG AGCAGAGAACAGCCTTGGGAGTCATTGTTGCCAGCAGCCTCTTCCTTCTTGCACTGTTGTTCCTGGGGCTTCAGAGACGCCAAG CTACCTCACTTAGGTCTGTCAAGACTCTAAGGCACTCTGAGtag
- the VAMP1 gene encoding vesicle-associated membrane protein 1 isoform X1, whose translation MSAPAQPPAEGTEGTAPGGGPPGPPPNLTSNRRLQQTQAQVEEVVDIMRVNVDKVLERDQKLSELDDRADALQAGASQFESSAAKLKRKYWWKNCKMMIMLGAICAIIVVVIEEGEAVLGRVWMPTLHAAAFHCTKPSFLSLRPCFPYSLRPAPGRD comes from the exons AT GTCTGCTCCAGCTCAGCCACCTGCTGAAGGGACAGAAGGGACTGCCCCAGGTGGGGGTCCCCCTGGCCCTCCTCCTAACCTGACCAGTAACAGACGACTACAGCAAACCCAGGCACAAGTGGAGGAG GTGGTGGACATCATGCGTGTGAACGTGGACAAGGTCCTGGAGAGGGACCAGAAGCTGTCAGAGCTGGATGACCGAGCTGATGCCTTGCAGGCAGGAGCATCACAATTTGAGAGCAGTGCTGCAAAGCTAAAGAGGAAGTATTGGTGGAAAAACTGCAAG ATGATGATCATGCTGGGAGCCATCTGTGCCATCATCGTGGTAGTTATT GAAGAGGGTGAGGCCGTGCTGGGCAGGGTCTGGATGCCCACTCTCCATGCAGCAGCATTTCATTGCACAAAAccatccttcctttcccttcGCCCTTGTTTCCCATATTCCCTTCGTCCTGCCCCAGGGCGGGACTGA
- the TAPBPL gene encoding tapasin-related protein isoform X4, giving the protein MGTEECWCLLLCLALSGAAETKPHTAETQWRAVDVVLDCFLAKDGGHRGALTSSEDRARASLVLKQVPVLDDGSLEDFTDFQGGTLAQDDPTDIFEASVDLVQIPQAEALLHADCSGKEVTCEISHYFLQTRDTTVEAAACFMANVQVSGGGPSISMVMKTPIDAKNDAFWHPTLNLPLSPQGTVRTAVEFQVTTRTQSLSFLLGSSASLDCGFSMAPGLDLISVEWRLQHKGRGQLVYSWTTGQGQAVRKGATLEPEQLGMARDASLTLPSLTIQDEGTYVCQITTSLYRTQQIIQLNIQASPKVRLSLANEALLPTLICDIAGYYPLDVAVTWTRQELGGSPVQVSGASFSSLRQSVAGTYSISSSLIAEPGSAEQRTALGVIVASSLFLLALLFLGLQRRQATSLRSVKTLRHSE; this is encoded by the exons ATGGGCACAGAGGAGTGCTGGTGCCTGCTGCTCTGCCTGGCTCTATCTGGAGCAGCAGAAACCA AGCCCCACACAGCAGAAACGCAGTGGCGGGCGGTGGACGTGGTCCTAGACTGCTTCCTGGCGAAGGACGGTGGGCACCGTGGAGCTCTCACCAGCAGTGAGGACAGGGCAAGGGCCTCCCTTGTGCTAAAGCAGGTGCCAGTGCTGGACGATGGCTCCCTGGAGGACTTCACCGACTTCCAAGGGGGCACACTGGCCCAAGATGACCCAACTGATATCTTCGAGGCCTCAG TGGACCTGGTCCAGATTCCCCAGGCGGAGGCCTTGCTCCATGCTGACTGCAGCGGGAAGGAGGTGACCTGTGAGATCTCCCACTACTTTCTCCAGACGAGAGACACCACTGTGGAGGCAGCAGCTTGCTTCATGGCCAACGTGCAGGTCTCTGGAGGAGGACCTAGCATATCCATGGTGATGAAGACTCCCATAGATGCCAAGAATGATGCTTTTTGGCATCCAACGCTGAACTTGCCCCTGAGCCCCCAGGGCACTGTGCGAACTGcag TGGAGTTCCAGGTGACGACACGGACCCAGTCCCTGAGCTTCCTGCTGGGGTCCTCAGCCTCCTTGGACTGTGGCTTCTCTATGGCACCAGGCTTGGACCTCATCAGTGTGGAGTGGCGGCTGCAGCACAAGGGCAGGGGTCAGCTGGTGTACAGCTGGACCACGGGGCAGGGGCAGGCTGTGCGGAAGGGCGCTACCCTGGAGCCTGAGCAGCTGGGCATGGCCAGGGATGCCTCCCTCACGCTGCCCAGCCTCACTATACAGGACGAGGGGACCTACGTTTGTCAGATCACCACCTCTCTGTACCGAACTCAGCAGATCATCCAGCTCAACATCCAAG CTTCCCCCAAAGTACGACTGAGCTTGGCAAACGAAGCTCTGCTGCCCACCCTCATCTGCGACATTGCTGGCTATTATCCTCTGGATGTGGCAGTGACGTGGACCCGACAGGAGCTGGGCGGATCCCCAGTCCAAGTCTCTGGTGCCTCCTTTTCCAGCCTCAGGCAAAGCGTGGCAGGCACCTACAGCATCTCCTCCTCTCTCATCGCAGAACCTGGCTCTGCAG AGCAGAGAACAGCCTTGGGAGTCATTGTTGCCAGCAGCCTCTTCCTTCTTGCACTGTTGTTCCTGGGGCTTCAGAGACGCCAAG CTACCTCACTTAGGTCTGTCAAGACTCTAAGGCACTCTGAGtag
- the VAMP1 gene encoding vesicle-associated membrane protein 1 isoform X3, with amino-acid sequence MSAPAQPPAEGTEGTAPGGGPPGPPPNLTSNRRLQQTQAQVEEVVDIMRVNVDKVLERDQKLSELDDRADALQAGASQFESSAAKLKRKYWWKNCKMMIMLGAICAIIVVVIVRRG; translated from the exons AT GTCTGCTCCAGCTCAGCCACCTGCTGAAGGGACAGAAGGGACTGCCCCAGGTGGGGGTCCCCCTGGCCCTCCTCCTAACCTGACCAGTAACAGACGACTACAGCAAACCCAGGCACAAGTGGAGGAG GTGGTGGACATCATGCGTGTGAACGTGGACAAGGTCCTGGAGAGGGACCAGAAGCTGTCAGAGCTGGATGACCGAGCTGATGCCTTGCAGGCAGGAGCATCACAATTTGAGAGCAGTGCTGCAAAGCTAAAGAGGAAGTATTGGTGGAAAAACTGCAAG ATGATGATCATGCTGGGAGCCATCTGTGCCATCATCGTGGTAGTTATTGTAA GAAGAGGGTGA
- the VAMP1 gene encoding vesicle-associated membrane protein 1 isoform X2, producing the protein MSAPAQPPAEGTEGTAPGGGPPGPPPNLTSNRRLQQTQAQVEEVVDIMRVNVDKVLERDQKLSELDDRADALQAGASQFESSAAKLKRKYWWKNCKMMIMLGAICAIIVVVIVSKYR; encoded by the exons AT GTCTGCTCCAGCTCAGCCACCTGCTGAAGGGACAGAAGGGACTGCCCCAGGTGGGGGTCCCCCTGGCCCTCCTCCTAACCTGACCAGTAACAGACGACTACAGCAAACCCAGGCACAAGTGGAGGAG GTGGTGGACATCATGCGTGTGAACGTGGACAAGGTCCTGGAGAGGGACCAGAAGCTGTCAGAGCTGGATGACCGAGCTGATGCCTTGCAGGCAGGAGCATCACAATTTGAGAGCAGTGCTGCAAAGCTAAAGAGGAAGTATTGGTGGAAAAACTGCAAG ATGATGATCATGCTGGGAGCCATCTGTGCCATCATCGTGGTAGTTATTGTAAGTAAGTATCGCTGA
- the TAPBPL gene encoding tapasin-related protein isoform X1, which yields MGTEECWCLLLCLALSGAAETKPHTAETQWRAVDVVLDCFLAKDGGHRGALTSSEDRARASLVLKQVPVLDDGSLEDFTDFQGGTLAQDDPTDIFEASVDLVQIPQAEALLHADCSGKEVTCEISHYFLQTRDTTVEAAACFMANVQVSGGGPSISMVMKTPIDAKNDAFWHPTLNLPLSPQGTVRTAVEFQVTTRTQSLSFLLGSSASLDCGFSMAPGLDLISVEWRLQHKGRGQLVYSWTTGQGQAVRKGATLEPEQLGMARDASLTLPSLTIQDEGTYVCQITTSLYRTQQIIQLNIQASPKVRLSLANEALLPTLICDIAGYYPLDVAVTWTRQELGGSPVQVSGASFSSLRQSVAGTYSISSSLIAEPGSAGATYTCQVTHISLEEPLGASTQVVPLGTGSVLLFPTSTLGLMALLPQLIHGLVLLPIHFVYSPGFMLLPQLLVVFPKVAAATASTTHPLRLHYTPASRVPGNMLKARDHR from the exons ATGGGCACAGAGGAGTGCTGGTGCCTGCTGCTCTGCCTGGCTCTATCTGGAGCAGCAGAAACCA AGCCCCACACAGCAGAAACGCAGTGGCGGGCGGTGGACGTGGTCCTAGACTGCTTCCTGGCGAAGGACGGTGGGCACCGTGGAGCTCTCACCAGCAGTGAGGACAGGGCAAGGGCCTCCCTTGTGCTAAAGCAGGTGCCAGTGCTGGACGATGGCTCCCTGGAGGACTTCACCGACTTCCAAGGGGGCACACTGGCCCAAGATGACCCAACTGATATCTTCGAGGCCTCAG TGGACCTGGTCCAGATTCCCCAGGCGGAGGCCTTGCTCCATGCTGACTGCAGCGGGAAGGAGGTGACCTGTGAGATCTCCCACTACTTTCTCCAGACGAGAGACACCACTGTGGAGGCAGCAGCTTGCTTCATGGCCAACGTGCAGGTCTCTGGAGGAGGACCTAGCATATCCATGGTGATGAAGACTCCCATAGATGCCAAGAATGATGCTTTTTGGCATCCAACGCTGAACTTGCCCCTGAGCCCCCAGGGCACTGTGCGAACTGcag TGGAGTTCCAGGTGACGACACGGACCCAGTCCCTGAGCTTCCTGCTGGGGTCCTCAGCCTCCTTGGACTGTGGCTTCTCTATGGCACCAGGCTTGGACCTCATCAGTGTGGAGTGGCGGCTGCAGCACAAGGGCAGGGGTCAGCTGGTGTACAGCTGGACCACGGGGCAGGGGCAGGCTGTGCGGAAGGGCGCTACCCTGGAGCCTGAGCAGCTGGGCATGGCCAGGGATGCCTCCCTCACGCTGCCCAGCCTCACTATACAGGACGAGGGGACCTACGTTTGTCAGATCACCACCTCTCTGTACCGAACTCAGCAGATCATCCAGCTCAACATCCAAG CTTCCCCCAAAGTACGACTGAGCTTGGCAAACGAAGCTCTGCTGCCCACCCTCATCTGCGACATTGCTGGCTATTATCCTCTGGATGTGGCAGTGACGTGGACCCGACAGGAGCTGGGCGGATCCCCAGTCCAAGTCTCTGGTGCCTCCTTTTCCAGCCTCAGGCAAAGCGTGGCAGGCACCTACAGCATCTCCTCCTCTCTCATCGCAGAACCTGGCTCTGCAGGTGCCACTTACACCTGCCAGGTCACCCACATCTCTCTGGAGGAGCCCCTTGGGGCCAGCACCCAGGTTGTCCCACTAGGTACTGGGAGTGTCCTCCTTTTCCCCACCTCCACACTAGGGCTCATggctctcctgccccagctcatCCATGGCCTTGTTCTGCTGCCCATCCACTTTGTTTACAGCCCTGGCttcatgctcctgcctcagctcctggtTGTCTTTCCCAAGGTGGCAGCTGCCACAGCTTCTACCACACATCCCCTGAGGCTTCATTATACTCCAGCCTCCAGGGTGCCAGGCAATATGCTTAAGGCTAGAGATCACAGATGA